The DNA sequence GGAGCTCAGCCCACGCGGACCTCACAGAGGTTGGCGTCAGCAAGGACGATAAGTACGTCTACTTCCTCTTCGAGTTCCAGAACATGAGCAACATCAAGATAGGGCAGAACGGGGCAACGCTCATAGCGGTTCCCATCGACTTCAAGAAGGGCGGTAGCAACGAGTTCGCCGCGGAGCTCGACACACTCACAGCCATAAGCTGGGACCTTCAGTTCGTGGTCAACCTCGGCGGTGATGAGCACAAAGGCGAGACGAGCGTCGTCGTTACACCGGGGACGAGCGTTAAGTCGCTCTTCTACATCCTCATGCCAGACGGGAGCATGATAACGCCGGAAGGTGCGCTGATGGGTGTTGACCTCTCGAAGAACACCGTCGAGGTTAGACTACCCCTCTCGCTCTTCGAAGGCCACACCGAGTTCAAGTTCCAGGTCGCGACGGGCTTCAGCTACGGCCCAGCCGTCTGGAACTTCGGAAACGACTTCGCCAACGACAACATACCTGACGTCGTTGACACCGTAAGCCCCGGTCCGACGCTTAACGCCTTCACAAACAACGTCCTCGACTACTACGTCGAGATAAAGATGAACAACGTCGTGGAGAGCGCCAAGGTGACGACGATTGAGGAAGAGAGGCGCCAGCTGGCCCGGGACACTTTCTTTGCCATAGCCAAGTACTACTCGCCGAAGAGATTCGAGCAGAACTACAAGACCTACCTCAGGCTGATGCAGGAGATAGAGAAGTACAAGCCCTCGGGAAGCACCGCCGAGGAGCTGGAGAAGATAAACTCCGAGGTAGAGAAGCTTAGGCTCAGGTACGAGCTCGGAATGAAGTACCTCGAACAGTACGGAACCCTCACCGGAGCTATAAGGATATACAGCGCGAACCTTGACCTCAGCCGTATAATCAGAAGACTCCAGAGCATCCTCAAGGCCCTCCAGAGCGGTGAGCTTGAGAAGAAGAAGCACATGGAGGAGCTCGCCAAGAAGCTCACCAAGAACATCGACGGCAACCTCGACGACTGGAACGTCCAGCCGGTGGCGGTCGATGAGAAGAACTTTGGACAGGACGGTGCAGACCTGAAGGCCCTTTACGTCGACTACGACGACAACTTCCTCTACATAGCCCTGACGACCAACAACAAGGCCTCGTGGAGGATTGCCTACGGAATAGCCCTCGACTACAAGGACGGTGGCTACACCACCGGACAGGACAGCTGGGGCAAGAAGATGAGCTTCACCAGGGGAATAGATGCGGAGCTGTACTTCTTCTGGAACGGGGAGTTCTTCGGAAGCCCGGGAACAGACAACATAACGACCGCCCAGATAGCCATCTGGAACGGTGAAGGCTGGGACTACGAGGATCTCAAGTGGGTTGGCTTCTACGCCTACACCGGAGGAAGCAACGGACTGCAGACGCTTGAGATAGCGATTCCGTGGAGTGCCCTCGGAGGAAAGCCGGCAGAGGTCTCGCTCGTCGCCTACATCACCGGACAGGGAGTCGGCGACTCCGCGGTCGATGCCCTCCCGGACCAGCCTGCAATCCACGACAAGGACCCAGGTCAGGAGTGGACAGATGCAGATGAGTTCACGAACTTCGTGACCGTTTCGATTTCCTGACCCCCTCTCTCTTTTCTCAGAGGAGTGAGAGCAGGTAGAGGGTAAGCGCGACGGCCAGCTGGTTCGAGAAGTTGTCATCGGGCGGGAGGTTGTAGAACTCGACAACAGTACCGGCCAGAGAACCTATAAGCGCCCCCAGCGGGCCCACAAGGGGGATCAGTATCGCAAGTCCTGTGAGAAAGTATGCGAGACTTCCCTCAACGCTTTTCCCGTTTGAAAAGCGGTGCCTTCCATGGCTTTTGCCGATTATAGCGGCAAGGGCATCGCCGAGCGTCGCGAGGGCTATTGCCCCGACGGCTATCCTCGTGGAAAAGAAGTAGACCACGATGAAGGATGCAGCTGCAAAGTATATATGGGCCGCGACGCGCTCCCTCTCGTGGGGCCTCGTTATCTCGTCTATGTGCCTCTCAAGCCTTTCCACGTGCTCCGCAAGTTCAGGAGGGGCGTAGAGATGCAGCCTCCTGAGGACTTCCTCACGCCATCCCTCTATAACCCTGAAGGGCTCCAGAGCAACGAAGACCGCAAAGGCCGTGCCAACGAATATCAGCGTCGCGTTCCTGCCCAGGAGGAGGTAGATTATCGGAACTGTAAGGCCTGTCAGATGGAGGGCCTTGCGCTTAAGTTCGCTTTTCATGCTCACGCCTTATCACCTCCAGAGCCTCAAGGAGGTTCCCAACAACGTAGTCGGCGAAGCGACTCTTTCTGGAGCGGTAGTAGCCCCGCCTTACGAGTATCGTTGTTGCCCCGATTGACTTCCCGCCCCTCATGTCGGTCTCGTCCCTGTCACCTATAACATAGACCTCCTCATCCGGAAACCTCTCCAGGGCCAGCCGAAAGTTGTAGTCTTCGAGCTTGCTGTGACCGGTTTCGCCGCTTATTATAACCCCGTCAAGGTAATCACCTATGCCGAGGAACTCTATCTTCCTCCTCTGCCACCGGGTTGAGGAGTCGGTTATCAGGACTATTCTGGCTCCAAGCTCCTTCAGGCCCCTGAGGAATGGGATGGAATCGGGGTAGAGGCGGAGGTGTTTGAAGAACAGCTCCTCTATTTTCTGCGAGAAGTAGCTCACATCTTCCTCACTTACGTCGCCGTAAACCCTCCTCAGGATGAGCCCGACGAGCTCCTCAAAGTCGAGCATGTGGGCCTTTTCGCTTCCCTCAAGCTCCCTGAATTTACCAGTAAGGACGTAGAGAACGGCCCTCACCTTACCCCTCCTGAGAAAGGTGGGGATTGACGCGAGTATCGTCCTCTTTCCTGCCTCCCATGTGTTGCAGAGGGTGTCGTCGAGGTCAAGGAGGACGAGCATGATAGCTTCTCTCCCGGGAAGCTTTAAACCCTTCCGGTGGGAAAGCTTAAAAATAACCGGCTGAAGGGAAGAATGATGAGGGGGGAAGAACTCATACTGGCCGGCATGGCTCTGATATTCACTGGCTTTCTCCTAATATTCATTGGAACGCTCCTCTCGGCCACCGGGGAGGCCGAGGTCGAGGGCGGAGGAGTCATAATGATAGGCCCAATCCCGATAGTCTTCGGAACCGGAAGGGGAGTAACGATAGCAATGATCCTCGCGGTTGTTCTGATGGCCCTCTGGATAGTAGGTGCTCTCCTAGCTAGGAGGGGATGACGTGGAGTTCCTTGCATCGCTGGCGATTCTCCTCGTCGTTGCAAAGAGCCTGGAATGGCTCTTCGAGAAGTTCGAGATTCATCCCATAATAGCCCACGTGCTAACAGGTATAACCCTCGGCCCCTTCCTGCTGGGCATCATAGAGCCGAGTGAAGGGCTTGAGGTTCTAGCGGAGTTCGGTCTCATAATGATGATGCTCTACATGGGGCTGACGAGCAACTTCTCGGCGATAGCCCAGAACACGAAGAAAGCCATCGTTGTCGCCTCCCTGGGCGTTGCGTTCTCCTTCATCTTTGGCTTTCTCACGGTCTACCTCTTCGGCAAGGGTCTGGCGGCAGCCATATTCGTCGGGGCCACACTCGGGAACACCGCCATAGAGGTCACAAGTGGCGTGCTCGTGAGGGAGAGGGTGAAAAGAGAAGTTTCGTCGATACTCATGGGAGCTGCCTTTGTTGACGACATCATAGCGGTCTATCTCATCGGCATAATCACGGGCATGAGCAGGGGAAGTCTTAACCCCGTTTCCTTCGGGGTGCTGACGGTAAAGATAATAGCCTTCATAGTGGCCACTTTACTCGTCTCAGAGCTCGTCTTCAAGCGCTCCCAGAGGTTCTACGCGATAGTAAGAAACCTCAACATCTTTTTCACCTTCACCCTCATACTCACCTTTACCCTCGCCATACTGGCCGAGTGGGTCGGCCTGAACCAGATAATTGGGGCTTATCTGGCCGGTCTCACGATAAGCAGGCTGAGGGAGAGGAAAGACCCGCTGGTGATCACTAGGATAAAACTCAACGAGCTGATAGAAGACCTTCAGATTGTTCTAACGGAGTTTTTCATTCCCCTTTTCTTCATCTACGTGGGTCTTGAGTTCAACCCACCCCTTACAACCCTCAGTCTGAGCTTCATAATTCTCCTCTACGCCTCGGCAGTTCTGGGGAAGCTCCTCGGCTGTGGACTCGGGGCAAAGCTCTTCGGCCTGAGCTGGAGGGACTCCACACTCATAGGAATCGGCATGGGTGGCAGGGGAAGCCTTGAGATGGCAATCCTGACTTTTGGACTGAGGAACGGGATAATAGACCAGGTGGTTTTCGCAAGTGTTATCATGGTTTCGATGCTCACGGCACTGACAACGCCAATATTCTTCAGGGCGTACATAGAAAGGGCCTTAAAGGGGTGAGGAGGACGACCGTCGGTGGAAGGATGTTTCCGGAGAGGGGAAGCGGAGAGGATGAAGTGCTGAGGGAACTGGAGGAGAAGACTAAGGAAGACCTGACCTTCGACTCGGGCAAGATTTTAGGTTCCATGTGCACCTACCCGCATCCTCTAGCCATCAAAGTTGTTACGATGTACATAGACAGGAACCTCGGAGACCCCGGTTTACACGTCGGGAGCCATGAGATTGAGAGAGAAGCCGTTGAGATGCTGGCAAACCTCCTCGGCCTTGAGAAAGGCTACGGCCACATAGTCTCTGGAGGAACCGAGGCGAACATTTTAGCTGTAAGAGCCTTCAGAAACCTGAGCGATGCTGAAAAGCCGGAGCTCATCCTTCCGGAGAGCGCCCACTTCTCCTTCATAAAAGCTGGAGAGATGCTCGGCGTTAAGCTAGTCTGGGCGAAGCTTAACGATGACTACACCGTCAACGTGAAGGACGTGGAGGAAAAGATTACGGACAACACGATAGGCATCGTAGGCATAGCGGGAACGACAGGTTTGGGCGTTGTCGATGACATTCCCGCCCTGAGCGACCTCGCCTTGGACTATGACATCCCCCTCCACGTGGATGCTGCCTTCGGTGGCTTCGTGATTCCCTTCGCCAAGGCCCTCGGCTACAATATCCCGGATTTTGACTTCAGGCTGAAGGGTGTCAAGAGCATAACGATAGACCCCCACAAGATGGGTATGGTGCCGATCCCAGCAGGAGGAATAATCTTCCGCGAGAGGAAATACCTTGAGGCGATAAGCGTCCTCGCACCCTATTTGGCTGGGGGAAAGATATGGCAGGCTACAATAACGGGAACGAGGCCCGGAGCAAATGCTTTAGCGGTCTGGGCAATGATAAAGCACCTCGGCTTCGAGGGCTACAAGAAGATAGTGAGAACGGCAATGGAGCTCAGCAGATGGTTCGCGGGCGAGCTTAAGAAAATCCCCGGAGTTCACCTTATCCGCGAGCCAGTCCTGAACATTGTCTCATTCTCGACAAAAAACCTTGAGGAGGTCGAGAGGGAACTGAAAGAACGTGGCTGGGGCATAAGCGCTCACAGGGGCTATATCAGGATAGTCATGATGCCCCACGTGAGAAAAGAACATTTAGAGGAGTTTTTGAGGGATTTAAAGGAGACCATGGAGCGTTTGTGAGTCAACACCATACATCCGTCAAAAAAATAAAGAAAGGGCATCACTCTTTTCTTGCTTCCCTTCCATTCCTGAAGAGTGGCCACCACGCCTTCTCTCCGAAGAGGCTCATGAAAGCTGGCCCTATGAAGTATACCGCCATCGTCGCCGTCAGGAGTATTCCGGTTGCGAGTGCAAAGCCCATCTCCCTCGTTCCCCACGTGCTGCTGAGCATCAGTGCCCCGTAGGTGCTCGCCAGAACCACCGCTAGGCCTATGACGAGCTTGTCCATGGTTCCCGCCGCAACTATGAGCGACTCGTCGGGCTTCCTCCTCTCGAACTCGTCCCTTGCCTTGACGAGGTAGAAGCTGTTGTAATCTATGCCGACTCCCATGAGCACGACGAAGACCATCAGCGGCAGGAACCACATAACCTGCTGGTTGAAGACCCTCTCGAAGAGCCACGTCGAGACCCAGATGCTCGTCATAACGCCGAGGAAGATGGTTATCATTGTTGAAGCCACCGCCGGCAGTCCCTTGAGCGTCGGTATCAGCGATAGGAACATGAGCACCAGAGCCACTGGGATTATCCTGTGCCAGAAGATGTCGTTTATCCTGTCCGCCAAATCCATCGAGAGTGCCGCTCCTCCTCCGACCAAGCCAGCCTTTATCCTCGGGTTCTTCTCTGCCAGTCCCCTGACGTAGGCCCTAAGTTCTTTCACGAACTCCCTAGCTTCTCTGTCCGTTGGCCTGTAAACGGTCTCGACCTGAATCAGCACCTTGTCGCCCTTTGATGAGATGAACCTGTCCCCTCCAAGGGCTTTCACAGCCGAAAGGGTTAAATTGCTGACCGGTTCTCCATAGGGCCTCGTTGGTGAATAGACTGCCTTAACTCCCTTCATCGAGGCTATATGAGCCGTTATCTCGTCTATGAGCTTGAGGTCGTCGTCGGTTATATTGCCGTTGAACTCAATTACCACGTAGTTGGGCGACATGAGCGAGGCCCCGAGCTTCTCCTCGCTGAGCGTCATGAACTTGAGCGTGTCACTGTCCTTCGGCAGGAACAGCGTTAAGTCGTGGGTTCCCTTGAAGTTCAGGAAGTTGTAGGTTGCTGGCGTCGCGATGAGGAGCGCTATCAGGAGGACGACCTTGGCGTGCCTGATGACCCACTCGGCAATCTTGCTCCTCTCGTGGACGTCCATTGTGCTCACATGCCTTATATGCCTCGGCCACCAGAACCAGCTCTTGTCCCCTATCAGCGCGGTTATTGCTGGAATGAAGGTCAAACTAGCTAGAAGCACCGTGATTACCGCGAGCGGAGCTATTATGCCCATCTGCTGGAATATCGGGAACTCCCAAGCTAAAACGAAGCTCGCGAAGGCTATTATGTCGGTGAAAGCGCTGGCCAAAACGGCATCCTTGGCCCTCTTCAATGCCTCAGCGACGGCCTTCTCGTGGTCGTAGCCTTCAGCCACGTACTCCTTAAAGCGGTGGACGTAGTAGGTCGAGTAGTCAATTCCGAGACCGAGGGCGGTAGTTATCGTCAGCATCTGCGCCCAGCTCCCGATGTTCAGGATTCCTCCCTTCGCTAGCAGGTAGGCTATTCCCAGGGCGGTCAAAGCGGAAGTTGCGACACCCGTAAACGGCAGGAAGGTCGCGAGCAGGGCCATTCCCATGAGGATGAAGAGGACTACCAACGCCATTATCATGCTGGCTTTTGTCGTTGTGGCGTTGTCCCTCTTGCCGTACTCTGTCATCTCGTGCATCTGAATCGCGGTTCCTCCGAGGGCTCCGTCAGCCTTGGGGAAGTACTGTCTGAACTCCTTAAGGGCTATCCTTTTGACGATGGTGGCGTTTCCTGCCCGGTACTTGTAGGGGTCGTCGCTCGGTCCCGGCCTTCCGCGCGGGACGAAGGTTATGAGCATCGTGGTGTTGTCACCGCTCTTGAGCATGCTTAAGTAGACACCCGCCTTCTCCTTCACCGTCGGGAAGAGTTCCTCAGCTAACGGCTTGACGTCGGTGGGGGTTATCCTGTCGGGCTCGTCCTTAAACTTGAAGGCGATGTCAACGAGTTGTGAGGCGTTGAAGGTGATCTTTATGCCGTAGGGGTTGCTGTTTGCGTAGGAGACCACGAAAGACTTCACAGTTTCCTTGACGAGCTTCTCTATATCCCCATCGCTCATCGGGTAGTTCTTAACGACTGTCTCGGTGACGTTGAGGAAGAGTGCCTTGAACTCCTCTGGAACACTCGCCTTGCTCATCTTTTCTTTGACTCCCTGGAGGAAGATGTCCTCGGCGAGTTTCCTTGGGTCTGCTCCCTCGTAGAGCTTTCTCACAATCTCCGAGACGTTGAAGTTTGCCCCGCCACTCCCCGAAGCCAGCGCCGAGACGACCTTCACCGTTGCCTCCTCAAGCTTCTCACCGCTGAGTATTCCCTCGGGGTCTTCGGTGGCGGTTTTGACTATTAGCCCGGCCACATCGCTGGCGTTCGGGAGACCGGCCCTGGAGAGCTCCTCCGTAAGGCCTTCCTTCAGGATTTCAATGGCGGTTCCGTTGAGAGCCTCCTCGTCGCCGTTGCTCTCGTAGATTGCTCTCAGTGCTTTCTCGTCGATGTTGATGCCTGCCTTTGCCGTTACCTCCTTAAGGACGGAAACCGTGGCGTTTTCGAGGAGCGAGGGATTCGTCGAGAGAACACCCGTGGCATTTTCGTCGTGAGCCATAACCGTATCAACTATCAGTGGGGCTAACTGAGAGGCCTCGCTTGAGAGGTTTTCCTCTATGCCCGCGAGGAGAATGCTCCTCTCAAGCTCCTTCGTTGGGCCCACCACCAGAAGCTCCATCAGGACTTCCTTCGCGTTCGGGAGCTTTGAGATGGGGTTGTTTGGAGCGTTGCCCATGAGCGAGAGAGCGACCTCAACTGTGGCGTTTTCTACGGCTTCAGCGCCCGGGTTGGGTCCGAGTGAAATTGCCGTCTCGACTATTCTGGAGAAGGTCTTTGCATCGAGCGTCCCAAATCCCTCGACCTCGACCGTCTGGTTGCTCCGGGCTATCACCTCTGGAAGGCTCTGGAGGGCGGAGGTAGCTATCTCTGATACAGCGCTCTTCAGTTGGTCGGGAGCCATGGCCTGAAGGGCGTACCCGCTTCCGGCCTTTTCG is a window from the Thermococcus sp. genome containing:
- a CDS encoding diacylglycerol/polyprenol kinase family protein, producing MSMKSELKRKALHLTGLTVPIIYLLLGRNATLIFVGTAFAVFVALEPFRVIEGWREEVLRRLHLYAPPELAEHVERLERHIDEITRPHERERVAAHIYFAAASFIVVYFFSTRIAVGAIALATLGDALAAIIGKSHGRHRFSNGKSVEGSLAYFLTGLAILIPLVGPLGALIGSLAGTVVEFYNLPPDDNFSNQLAVALTLYLLSLL
- a CDS encoding HAD family hydrolase, yielding MLVLLDLDDTLCNTWEAGKRTILASIPTFLRRGKVRAVLYVLTGKFRELEGSEKAHMLDFEELVGLILRRVYGDVSEEDVSYFSQKIEELFFKHLRLYPDSIPFLRGLKELGARIVLITDSSTRWQRRKIEFLGIGDYLDGVIISGETGHSKLEDYNFRLALERFPDEEVYVIGDRDETDMRGGKSIGATTILVRRGYYRSRKSRFADYVVGNLLEALEVIRREHEKRT
- a CDS encoding DUF131 domain-containing protein, whose amino-acid sequence is MRGEELILAGMALIFTGFLLIFIGTLLSATGEAEVEGGGVIMIGPIPIVFGTGRGVTIAMILAVVLMALWIVGALLARRG
- a CDS encoding cation:proton antiporter, translating into MEFLASLAILLVVAKSLEWLFEKFEIHPIIAHVLTGITLGPFLLGIIEPSEGLEVLAEFGLIMMMLYMGLTSNFSAIAQNTKKAIVVASLGVAFSFIFGFLTVYLFGKGLAAAIFVGATLGNTAIEVTSGVLVRERVKREVSSILMGAAFVDDIIAVYLIGIITGMSRGSLNPVSFGVLTVKIIAFIVATLLVSELVFKRSQRFYAIVRNLNIFFTFTLILTFTLAILAEWVGLNQIIGAYLAGLTISRLRERKDPLVITRIKLNELIEDLQIVLTEFFIPLFFIYVGLEFNPPLTTLSLSFIILLYASAVLGKLLGCGLGAKLFGLSWRDSTLIGIGMGGRGSLEMAILTFGLRNGIIDQVVFASVIMVSMLTALTTPIFFRAYIERALKG
- the mfnA gene encoding tyrosine decarboxylase MfnA encodes the protein MFPERGSGEDEVLRELEEKTKEDLTFDSGKILGSMCTYPHPLAIKVVTMYIDRNLGDPGLHVGSHEIEREAVEMLANLLGLEKGYGHIVSGGTEANILAVRAFRNLSDAEKPELILPESAHFSFIKAGEMLGVKLVWAKLNDDYTVNVKDVEEKITDNTIGIVGIAGTTGLGVVDDIPALSDLALDYDIPLHVDAAFGGFVIPFAKALGYNIPDFDFRLKGVKSITIDPHKMGMVPIPAGGIIFRERKYLEAISVLAPYLAGGKIWQATITGTRPGANALAVWAMIKHLGFEGYKKIVRTAMELSRWFAGELKKIPGVHLIREPVLNIVSFSTKNLEEVERELKERGWGISAHRGYIRIVMMPHVRKEHLEEFLRDLKETMERL
- a CDS encoding efflux RND transporter permease subunit, whose protein sequence is MAWNDWIAKHAKLVLLAWIVVIILMAPLAAKLGEVTNYSEEQMVSHKIESIKVQDIMSEEFSKAQNENTTYLIITNVNVNDERAKKAYYSFKNRVEGKYADNVTSYYDAINELWNMTYDLTLNLTRMTANLTGVLYSTAVQSNEGFGRLLEMTYRLDNTTEMVKNALVGTAKGYLALKGNVTALYNQTVLLRNALNRTDTAYVALHRNLTSTAEMLKSLNSTLAELNHGLYTLNSTYGKTYMGVIAVHKAILASGAYDRGSLTQAEAQDIAQKTGTTPEFVYAVFNSVYPIYASAGNGAITDTFLANVTESIVKAGSPKEQASLVETYGTTFYLRVKTFDEKAGSGYALQAMAPDQLKSAVSEIATSALQSLPEVIARSNQTVEVEGFGTLDAKTFSRIVETAISLGPNPGAEAVENATVEVALSLMGNAPNNPISKLPNAKEVLMELLVVGPTKELERSILLAGIEENLSSEASQLAPLIVDTVMAHDENATGVLSTNPSLLENATVSVLKEVTAKAGINIDEKALRAIYESNGDEEALNGTAIEILKEGLTEELSRAGLPNASDVAGLIVKTATEDPEGILSGEKLEEATVKVVSALASGSGGANFNVSEIVRKLYEGADPRKLAEDIFLQGVKEKMSKASVPEEFKALFLNVTETVVKNYPMSDGDIEKLVKETVKSFVVSYANSNPYGIKITFNASQLVDIAFKFKDEPDRITPTDVKPLAEELFPTVKEKAGVYLSMLKSGDNTTMLITFVPRGRPGPSDDPYKYRAGNATIVKRIALKEFRQYFPKADGALGGTAIQMHEMTEYGKRDNATTTKASMIMALVVLFILMGMALLATFLPFTGVATSALTALGIAYLLAKGGILNIGSWAQMLTITTALGLGIDYSTYYVHRFKEYVAEGYDHEKAVAEALKRAKDAVLASAFTDIIAFASFVLAWEFPIFQQMGIIAPLAVITVLLASLTFIPAITALIGDKSWFWWPRHIRHVSTMDVHERSKIAEWVIRHAKVVLLIALLIATPATYNFLNFKGTHDLTLFLPKDSDTLKFMTLSEEKLGASLMSPNYVVIEFNGNITDDDLKLIDEITAHIASMKGVKAVYSPTRPYGEPVSNLTLSAVKALGGDRFISSKGDKVLIQVETVYRPTDREAREFVKELRAYVRGLAEKNPRIKAGLVGGGAALSMDLADRINDIFWHRIIPVALVLMFLSLIPTLKGLPAVASTMITIFLGVMTSIWVSTWLFERVFNQQVMWFLPLMVFVVLMGVGIDYNSFYLVKARDEFERRKPDESLIVAAGTMDKLVIGLAVVLASTYGALMLSSTWGTREMGFALATGILLTATMAVYFIGPAFMSLFGEKAWWPLFRNGREARKE